In a genomic window of Bacillota bacterium:
- the glnA gene encoding type I glutamate--ammonia ligase: MDIAERKEILKRARELDVKFIRLQFTDILGVLKNVAITVDRLEEALDGEVAFDGSSIEGFVRVEESDMLLMPDLSTFALFPWRPRDGSVARLICDIYNPDGTPFAGCPRAALRRVLDGAQKAGYEVHIGVEGEFFLFHTDEAGNPTTTTHDKGSYFDLTPVDLGENARRDMVLTLDEMGIRVQASHHEVAPGQHEIAFRHDEALRTADNIVTFRYVVRAIAQRHGLYASFMPKPIYGVGGSGLHLSHSIFCDGQNIFFDPNGKYRLSESAFHYIGGLLSHSPALTAITNPTVNSYKRLVPGFEAPSYIAWSFQNRSPLVRIPFQRGKATRIELRSPDPTCNPYLAIAASIKAGLDGIGRRIEPPEPIQGSTYGLTEEERQRLNLRRLPRNLMEALGELSRDEVIKSTLGDHIYNKFVQAKCVEWEDYSTKIHQWELDEYLAKF, translated from the coding sequence ATGGACATCGCTGAAAGAAAGGAAATACTGAAACGCGCCAGAGAGCTGGATGTCAAGTTCATACGCCTCCAGTTTACGGACATCCTCGGCGTGCTCAAGAACGTGGCGATCACTGTTGACAGGCTGGAGGAGGCGCTTGATGGAGAGGTTGCATTTGACGGCTCCTCTATAGAAGGCTTCGTCCGGGTGGAGGAGTCGGACATGCTCCTGATGCCTGATCTCTCGACGTTTGCGCTCTTCCCCTGGAGGCCCCGGGATGGCTCGGTTGCGCGATTGATCTGTGACATCTACAACCCTGACGGCACGCCCTTTGCCGGCTGCCCGCGCGCGGCATTGAGACGGGTCCTGGACGGGGCTCAAAAAGCCGGATACGAGGTGCATATAGGGGTTGAGGGGGAGTTCTTTCTTTTCCATACTGATGAGGCCGGCAACCCCACCACCACAACTCACGACAAGGGGAGCTATTTCGACCTGACCCCTGTTGACCTCGGGGAGAATGCCCGGCGCGATATGGTTTTGACCCTTGATGAAATGGGGATCAGGGTCCAGGCATCCCACCACGAGGTCGCCCCGGGGCAGCATGAGATTGCGTTCAGGCATGACGAAGCGTTGAGGACCGCAGATAACATTGTGACATTCCGTTATGTGGTGCGTGCCATAGCCCAGCGCCACGGCCTATACGCGAGCTTCATGCCAAAGCCGATTTACGGTGTCGGCGGCTCGGGCCTGCACCTGAGCCACTCGATCTTTTGCGATGGACAGAATATCTTCTTCGACCCGAATGGGAAATATAGGCTCAGCGAATCGGCGTTCCATTATATTGGTGGGCTGCTCAGCCACAGCCCCGCTTTGACTGCCATCACAAATCCCACGGTGAATTCTTACAAACGCCTGGTCCCGGGCTTTGAAGCCCCCAGCTATATAGCATGGTCCTTCCAGAACAGGAGCCCCCTGGTTAGAATCCCATTCCAGCGGGGGAAGGCCACTAGAATAGAGCTACGCAGCCCCGACCCGACGTGTAACCCCTATCTCGCGATCGCCGCGTCCATAAAAGCTGGCCTCGACGGGATCGGACGCCGGATCGAGCCGCCCGAACCTATTCAGGGCAGCACTTACGGATTAACAGAGGAGGAGCGGCAGCGGCTCAACCTGAGACGCCTCCCGCGCAACCTTATGGAGGCCCTGGGGGAGCTATCGCGCGACGAGGTAATAAAATCTACGCTCGGCGATCACATCTATAACAAGTTTGTCCAGGCGAAATGCGTGGAATGGGAGGATTATTCCACGAAGATTCATCAATGGGAGCTGGATGAATACCTGGCGAAGTTTTAG
- a CDS encoding ANTAR domain-containing protein, which produces MRRREVFIADKSASSRQRLRRILTEAGYAVVGEAADGSSALRGIRSLEPEVVVLDSELPALNGFEVARIVEEDHLAPVVLIASQTSWEFVEKAKESSVSAYLVRPVSERDLIPAIELAIVNYERRSRLQDKIRELEESLESRKVIERAKGVLMKTMGLSEGEAYRLIQKQAMDKSTSMRAIAEAILLTYEIKKKGRGG; this is translated from the coding sequence ATGCGCCGAAGAGAAGTATTCATAGCTGACAAGAGCGCCTCGTCGCGCCAGAGGTTGAGGAGGATCCTCACTGAGGCAGGGTATGCGGTTGTGGGAGAGGCGGCGGACGGGTCTAGCGCCCTTCGAGGCATCAGAAGCCTCGAGCCTGAGGTGGTGGTGCTGGATTCGGAGCTCCCTGCCCTCAACGGGTTTGAAGTTGCCAGGATTGTTGAGGAGGACCATCTCGCTCCCGTCGTGCTCATAGCCTCCCAGACGAGCTGGGAGTTTGTGGAGAAGGCCAAGGAATCCTCTGTTTCCGCCTATCTTGTGCGCCCCGTCAGCGAGCGAGACCTGATACCCGCGATCGAGCTGGCCATCGTCAATTACGAGCGGAGGAGCAGGCTCCAGGATAAGATCAGGGAGCTGGAGGAGAGCCTCGAATCTCGCAAGGTAATCGAGAGGGCCAAGGGTGTGTTGATGAAAACGATGGGCCTGTCCGAGGGCGAAGCCTACCGGCTCATCCAGAAACAGGCCATGGATAAGTCGACCTCGATGCGCGCGATTGCTGAGGCCATACTCCTCACTTATGAAATCAAGAAGAAGGGGCGGGGTGGTTGA